The Acetivibrio saccincola genome window below encodes:
- the upp gene encoding uracil phosphoribosyltransferase, which yields MENLIVLDHPLIQHKISLLRDKNTKTKEFRELVLEISMLMGYEVTREMPLKEVEIETPVGVAKAKVLSGKKLGIVPILRAGLGMADGILNLLPMAKVGHIGLYREPDTLKPVEYYCKLPEDAEEREIVILDPMLATGGSASLAIQYLKEKGVKSIKLMCIIASEDGIKTINKEHPDVTIYAAAVDKTLDEKGYIVPGLGDAGDRLFGTK from the coding sequence ATGGAAAACCTTATTGTTTTAGATCATCCTCTAATCCAGCACAAGATATCGCTGTTAAGGGATAAAAATACCAAAACAAAAGAATTCAGGGAACTTGTTTTAGAAATATCCATGCTGATGGGGTATGAAGTAACAAGGGAAATGCCTCTTAAAGAGGTGGAAATAGAGACTCCTGTGGGAGTGGCAAAGGCAAAAGTTTTATCAGGCAAGAAACTGGGAATTGTACCTATACTAAGGGCCGGGCTTGGAATGGCAGACGGGATATTAAATCTTTTGCCCATGGCTAAAGTAGGTCACATAGGTTTGTACAGGGAGCCTGATACATTAAAGCCTGTGGAATATTATTGCAAGCTGCCTGAAGATGCAGAAGAAAGGGAGATTGTTATTTTGGATCCCATGCTTGCCACCGGCGGTTCGGCATCTTTGGCTATACAGTACTTAAAAGAAAAAGGAGTAAAAAGTATAAAGCTTATGTGCATAATTGCATCAGAGGACGGGATAAAGACAATAAACAAAGAACATCCTGATGTTACCATATATGCTGCTGCAGTTGACAAAACTTTAGACGAAAAAGGTTATATTGT